The genome window GCTGAAAGCTTTATCGTGCTAAAGGCATTCCCTACAAGCTCTACTTTTTCATTTAACTCTAAAACTTCAAGCCAATACACTAAATCATCTTTACTAAATTTCTCATCTTCTAAAACATATTCAAACAAATGAAAATCACTAAAAATCGCACTAATCAAACCTCTATACTCATAGATATTTTCAGAAGTAATTCTCTCATCATCTAAAAAAATATCTCCTTTAAAATCCGTAAAAAGTCCCGCTAAAATCATAGAAAAAGTTGACTTACCACTGCCGTTTTTACCGATTAAAAACACACATTCGCCTTTTTTGAGTTCAAAATCAACCGGTTTGAGTGCAAATTTTTCATTATACGCAAATGATACATTTTTAAAAGAAAGTTTTTGCCATGCTCGTTGTTTTTGGCATATATGAAATTCAGGAGTGTAGTTTTTTAAATTAAGATTAGAGATTTTATCTAAAGCAATCTTTGCCATTAAAAGCGTTGGAAAACTTCCTATCATACCTGCTAATGGTGCTCTTAAAAAAAGCACACTTAAAGCGATCGTTGTTGCATTTTGCAAGCTAGTCAACTCATACGCTAAAACGAGGTAAAACTCCACCCCAACCAAAGCCAACATGGCGCTATTGCTCCAGTTGTTAGATAAAATATGCAAAACATTGCCCATGGTGGAACTTTTTTTCTTTTTTAGTGCATTTTTTTCAAATTCATTTTCATAATAATACTTCGCTCTTAAAGGATTTAGCGTAAGTTCTTTGTGGCCTTGTAGGATATTTTGGTAATTTTTTTGCAAAACATCATCATTTTCCCTTGCATTTTTAAAGTAAAAATACACCTTACTCATTAAAAAGTTATCTACAAGCAAAACACACACGATCCACACCAAGCACAGTAAAAAAATTTCCAAAGAAAGATACGCGATGTATGCACCAGTACAAATGATCAAAACACTTGATTGTATAAATTCAGGAAGTCTTAAAAGCCCAAAAGAAATACTACGCACATCGTTATTTAATGAAGCTAAAATTCTAGCTTTAGTAGTGTTTAAGATACTCAAAACACTTGTATTTAAAATTTGCTTGACCACTCTTCGTTGCATTTTAAAAATGAAATTTTGACCAAAAGCACTTAAAGCGATCTCCACAAAAGAAGAACTAAGAAAAAACACAAGCAATAAAAGCACAAAATACACGATGATACTAGAATTTTCAAGGCTTGATTTGAGTAGAAATTCATTAATAAACACCAAAGTTAGCACACCAAGCATGCTTGTAAAAATACTAAAAAGCAAAAAAAGAATGATTTTGATTTTATTTTCTTTAAATAACACCCATATAAATTGCATATTAAAAACCTAAGTAAGAATAAACGATCATTATATCTTTAAATTTTCAATATCAACTTAAACCACCCAACTCCCCAGAGTTTGCTAATAAGCATTAAGCTTTTTAGCTTAATGTTATTAGAGAGTTTGCCTAATAAGGAGTTTGGTATTTATATACCATTACACACTTGTATTCTTGATTAACGTGCTTTTGTTTGTTGTTGTTTGTTTGTTGTCTATAATTATTTCAAGCAAACTCTGGGCAATTGAGTTTAGTTTCACACTAACTATCATAGTTAGTGTGAAAAAACTTACCACCATAAACCTAGTTTTAAAAACATCGTATGTGAACTAGTATCATCAAAGGTAAATGCACCTGCATAATTGAGTGATAAGTCAGCATTATGTGCTATAGCATAAGAAAGACCTAATTGTCCAAACCCATAATACTTTGAAGTTTCTACTTTTGCACTAAGATGATTAGTGCCTAGTTTTAAATTTCCTTTTGCATCATTGTATAAGTTTACAATAGCTCCCATAGTAAGATTGGTTCTTAATTTATCACTCCATGGTTTATACCATTTTAAAGCAGCACTTGCATCAATAAAATTAAACTGTTCTGCTAGGTAGTGTTCTTTTGTTCCACCTAAGTGATAAAGAGAAAAGTTTTTATTACTCATACCATAATAACTAAGACCAAGCTCAGGAGAAATTCTTGCAATATCTAAAGTATTATAATAATTTGCACCTAGTTTAATTTCTGCTCCATAACCATATACCTTAGTATCACTTTCTACACTAACAGGTAAGCTTTGATAGCTTTTTTCTATATCACTTTGAGTATAATCTAAGATTGTTCTAGCACTAAGATAGTATTGATTAATCCCATCTCTTGCTAATACTCCATAATAAGTTAAACCACCATAGTATGTTTTATCATCAAATCTTAGTCTTTGTCTAGCTTGTTCTTTTTTACTATCTTCATATCCTAGATAAAAACCTATCACACCATAGTCTTTAGGTAGTTCTCTTTGAGAACCTCCTATTAAACCACTAGTATTAACCTTTAAATGACCTGTTGTTTTTCCTATCTTGATATTAGAGTGATTATAATAAGGCAATAAGAAAGTATGGTTTTTTGCATGTGGGTTTTTATTAGGAATGAAGATGTCTTCTAATTCTGCTAATAAGTCTGCATCATTACCATAAGCTTCACCTTGTTTAGATAATTGCATATTTAATGCTTGAGAGAATTCTGTTTGGAAGTTTTGAGAGGTGATGTCTCTTAACATATTAGAGATATTAATCGCTCTTAATCTTGAAGCATATACCATAGACTTTGCTAAGGTTTTACCACTAAGTTCTTTAGTATCTACTACGGCTGCATATTGACCCTTACCTACATTCACAAAGTTATAAATTCCACTAATGCTATGGATATTGCTTGCATCTACACCTGCACCATTGTTAGTTTCATTTCCTTGGCTATTTCCATTTTTATCTGCAAAGAAAGTATTACTATCATAGATTTGATTTAATACTAAATCTTTAGTATTAACATAAATATTATCTGCATAAATACCACCTAGATTATCTCCACCTATGATGATAGAATTTTCTAATCTTTGGTTGTTATCTTTAGTATATTCTAAAGCATTAAAATACCAACCATCTATGCTAATTTTACCCTTATCATTGTTTTCTAATTGGTGGCCATTGTTATTTTTACCAATAAAGCCATTATTATGTTCACTTGCTTTGTTAAAGCTTGGAGTAAAATTAGAACTAAGTGTAATAGTACCTGTATTTGTAATACCATTGTGTATGCTACCATGATTGATGATATTCATAGAGCCTTCATTGTTAATGCCTCCATTAATGACAGCATTAGCTTGATTATATAAAAAGTCTATTGTGCCATTATTATAAATAGCATAAGCATGATCCATATTAGCTGTATCATCTAGTGTTGCTAAAGGCATTTTAACATGGCTAATGGTTCCTGAGTTGATGATAGTTCCAATATGAGCTTTATCTTTATTGTCTTTAGTTTTTATATTTGCTAAATTGCTAATACCTGCTATATGACCTTTATTATCAATAGCTCCTATAGCACCTGTGTTTTCTAA of Campylobacter sp. 2014D-0216 contains these proteins:
- a CDS encoding multidrug ABC transporter permease/ATP-binding protein encodes the protein MQFIWVLFKENKIKIILFLLFSIFTSMLGVLTLVFINEFLLKSSLENSSIIVYFVLLLLVFFLSSSFVEIALSAFGQNFIFKMQRRVVKQILNTSVLSILNTTKARILASLNNDVRSISFGLLRLPEFIQSSVLIICTGAYIAYLSLEIFLLCLVWIVCVLLVDNFLMSKVYFYFKNARENDDVLQKNYQNILQGHKELTLNPLRAKYYYENEFEKNALKKKKSSTMGNVLHILSNNWSNSAMLALVGVEFYLVLAYELTSLQNATTIALSVLFLRAPLAGMIGSFPTLLMAKIALDKISNLNLKNYTPEFHICQKQRAWQKLSFKNVSFAYNEKFALKPVDFELKKGECVFLIGKNGSGKSTFSMILAGLFTDFKGDIFLDDERITSENIYEYRGLISAIFSDFHLFEYVLEDEKFSKDDLVYWLEVLELNEKVELVGNAFSTIKLSAGQKKRLAMLNALLEKRDILILDEWAADQDPMFRKFFYTKLLPLLKEQGKTIFAITHDDVYFDMADRILLAQNGQIQELKGDIKELAKNAVEKF
- a CDS encoding autotransporter outer membrane beta-barrel domain-containing protein, producing MFHGGGEIDNSQIKHSLNSSNQLSFFTKKTFLSLATISFLASYANANIISDHNHSSGTIQITSKNQKNISGGNCSGTNCTISNEQNQQITISGSNGGTLTVESSGVINGGNGVFVGNKTNNVTIENQGNINGNTSGIKTDAGKIDTITNSGTIQGGSHYGMYINVGATVDNINNTGMITGKQTGIQMESGSSVGTINNSGTINGLGNYTIFAYRNSHIDTLNNQGKIYGKYSVAVYGGSSIDLLNNSGTIHGTSYGILAQSNSSIKTIKNKGSIIGNYGVYLYTNSSIQTIDNQGLIFGHNRGIYTQSGGINHIKAEGKDAIIAGGTAGIMIDHTSTIGSNDKSPNTNAIDLDKGAVIASATMAKNGDLTLNPNGTALQNDGAIKGNINLNNESKIIGSVLNRGSITGNITLNGKSYITSINNEKTIQGSIDLKGNSQIDTILNKGTIEKGITLANKSQIGSINNEGTIEKGIHLNQSFISSIENKGTISGDGITLANESQVGSIINHEGAKADLDLKGGSFVGSITNNGDMTITRDDTSKIGAFNNEGSIKNKFENKDFMQTFENKQGATLEQGLENTGAIGAIDNKGHIAGISNLANIKTKDNKDKAHIGTIINSGTISHVKMPLATLDDTANMDHAYAIYNNGTIDFLYNQANAVINGGINNEGSMNIINHGSIHNGITNTGTITLSSNFTPSFNKASEHNNGFIGKNNNGHQLENNDKGKISIDGWYFNALEYTKDNNQRLENSIIIGGDNLGGIYADNIYVNTKDLVLNQIYDSNTFFADKNGNSQGNETNNGAGVDASNIHSISGIYNFVNVGKGQYAAVVDTKELSGKTLAKSMVYASRLRAINISNMLRDITSQNFQTEFSQALNMQLSKQGEAYGNDADLLAELEDIFIPNKNPHAKNHTFLLPYYNHSNIKIGKTTGHLKVNTSGLIGGSQRELPKDYGVIGFYLGYEDSKKEQARQRLRFDDKTYYGGLTYYGVLARDGINQYYLSARTILDYTQSDIEKSYQSLPVSVESDTKVYGYGAEIKLGANYYNTLDIARISPELGLSYYGMSNKNFSLYHLGGTKEHYLAEQFNFIDASAALKWYKPWSDKLRTNLTMGAIVNLYNDAKGNLKLGTNHLSAKVETSKYYGFGQLGLSYAIAHNADLSLNYAGAFTFDDTSSHTMFLKLGLWW